In one window of Halomarina pelagica DNA:
- a CDS encoding ABC transporter substrate-binding protein, producing MIPPFDATDSTDTPRADRTSEASRARETPRRPGTPETSDGVRATTRRDVLRVLGAGGSMALAGCAALTPSKGARSDDEKRRTLRMIGTPIQTLDPVASVDTASNRVVTQLYDGLVQYPKGRPDPEPLLATDVRTAEGGRVYTFALKEDVTFSDGSALTAADVVYSFERCAASEHSMWSSTLLDVLGVAHDTRTVDGEGEGGSTGAYAPGSLGVRAVDEHTVEIRLDEPFHAALEVLALPAFGIVPEGIVGDVEGYEGELAYERFARESPVGAGPFAFDRWESGTEYAVVARKGYHGDGPRIAGIHWQVIEDPGAAFDHALQREVDAFWVPNAAFDRGKLAIESTDDAGRAVGTYGPLSNGLTATYLRVPLVATYFVGFDPTAVPRAVRRAVAHLLDGRTIVERVHKGRGEAAVHLTPPSVFPGGPAGYDDHARGYPYGGERGMERARAVLADAGYDESNPASLTFTTYDSGAWHETATLLRSKAASVGLTIEIESAPFPTLVERAMKGSLAAFSFAWTMDYPAPDNFLQLLDPENEQSPFRGWGGTPAAARARSAWETIRAHPRATDEDRRVRARAYRTMEEANWQDVVVLPVYHPIGEGFYYPWVDLPRKTGAAGFDKHKYTDVTLGERSA from the coding sequence ATGATACCCCCGTTCGACGCCACCGACTCCACCGACACTCCCCGCGCAGATCGTACGAGCGAGGCGTCTCGCGCGCGAGAGACGCCTCGCCGGCCCGGTACCCCCGAGACGTCCGACGGCGTCCGCGCGACGACGCGGCGGGACGTCCTCCGCGTCCTCGGTGCCGGCGGCTCGATGGCGCTGGCCGGCTGTGCCGCTCTCACCCCGTCGAAAGGGGCGCGGTCGGACGACGAGAAACGTCGGACCCTCCGGATGATCGGGACGCCGATCCAGACGCTCGATCCCGTCGCCTCCGTCGACACCGCGTCCAACCGCGTCGTCACGCAACTGTACGACGGGCTGGTGCAGTATCCGAAGGGCAGGCCGGACCCCGAACCCCTGCTCGCGACCGACGTTCGAACCGCCGAGGGCGGGCGCGTCTACACCTTCGCGTTGAAGGAGGACGTGACCTTCTCCGACGGGAGCGCGCTCACCGCCGCCGACGTAGTGTACTCGTTCGAGCGCTGCGCCGCCTCGGAGCACTCGATGTGGTCGAGCACGCTGCTCGACGTGCTCGGCGTCGCCCACGACACCCGGACGGTCGACGGGGAGGGCGAGGGCGGTTCGACCGGGGCGTACGCCCCCGGCTCGCTCGGCGTGCGCGCGGTCGACGAGCACACCGTCGAGATCCGCCTCGACGAACCGTTCCACGCCGCCCTGGAGGTGCTCGCCCTGCCGGCGTTCGGGATCGTCCCCGAGGGGATCGTCGGCGACGTCGAGGGGTACGAGGGCGAACTCGCGTACGAACGCTTCGCCCGCGAGTCCCCGGTCGGCGCTGGGCCCTTCGCCTTCGACCGCTGGGAGAGCGGGACGGAGTACGCCGTCGTCGCTCGAAAGGGCTATCACGGAGACGGGCCGCGGATCGCCGGGATACACTGGCAGGTCATCGAGGATCCGGGGGCGGCGTTCGACCACGCGCTCCAGCGCGAAGTCGACGCCTTCTGGGTTCCCAACGCGGCGTTCGATCGCGGAAAGCTCGCGATCGAGTCGACCGACGACGCGGGCCGAGCGGTCGGGACGTACGGTCCCCTCTCAAACGGCCTGACGGCCACCTACCTCCGGGTTCCGCTCGTCGCCACCTACTTCGTCGGGTTCGACCCGACGGCCGTCCCGCGGGCCGTGCGCCGGGCCGTCGCGCACCTGCTCGACGGGCGGACGATCGTCGAGCGGGTCCACAAGGGGCGCGGCGAGGCGGCGGTTCACCTCACTCCGCCGAGCGTCTTTCCCGGCGGGCCGGCGGGTTACGACGACCACGCCCGCGGCTACCCCTACGGGGGCGAGAGGGGGATGGAGCGCGCCCGCGCGGTGCTGGCCGACGCCGGCTACGACGAGTCGAACCCGGCGTCGCTGACGTTCACGACCTACGATAGCGGTGCGTGGCACGAGACGGCGACCCTCCTCCGTTCGAAGGCCGCGAGCGTTGGGCTGACGATCGAGATCGAGTCCGCGCCGTTCCCGACGCTGGTCGAACGCGCGATGAAGGGATCGCTCGCCGCGTTCTCGTTCGCCTGGACGATGGACTACCCCGCCCCGGACAACTTCCTGCAGCTGCTCGACCCGGAGAACGAGCAGTCCCCGTTCCGGGGCTGGGGCGGAACGCCCGCCGCCGCCCGCGCTCGATCGGCCTGGGAGACCATCCGGGCGCACCCGCGCGCCACCGACGAGGATCGACGCGTCCGCGCACGGGCCTATCGGACGATGGAGGAGGCCAACTGGCAGGACGTCGTCGTCCTCCCGGTGTACCACCCGATCGGGGAGGGGTTCTACTACCCCTGGGTCGACCTCCCCCGGAAGACCGGTGCCGCGGGCTTCGACAAGCACAAGTACACGGACGTGACCCTCGGCGAGCGCTCCGCGTGA
- a CDS encoding 50S ribosomal protein L11, which translates to MAGTIEVLVPGGQANPGPPLGPELGPTPVDVQAVVNEINDQTAAFDGTEVPVTVTYEDDGSFEIEVGVPPTAALIKDELGFETGSGRPQAEFVADMSVEQLTKIAEQKLPDLLAYDVKGASKEVAGTCVSLGVTVEGEDARTFKQRIDDGEFDDHFAEA; encoded by the coding sequence ATGGCTGGAACTATCGAGGTGCTCGTCCCCGGTGGCCAGGCCAATCCTGGCCCGCCGCTCGGTCCCGAACTGGGGCCGACGCCGGTAGACGTGCAGGCAGTCGTCAACGAGATCAACGACCAGACGGCCGCCTTCGACGGCACGGAAGTGCCCGTCACGGTCACGTACGAGGACGACGGCTCCTTCGAGATCGAGGTCGGCGTGCCGCCCACGGCGGCGCTCATCAAGGACGAACTCGGCTTCGAGACCGGCAGCGGCCGGCCGCAGGCGGAGTTCGTCGCCGACATGTCCGTGGAACAGCTGACGAAGATCGCCGAGCAGAAACTGCCCGACCTGCTCGCGTACGACGTGAAGGGCGCGTCGAAGGAGGTCGCGGGGACCTGCGTCTCCCTCGGCGTCACCGTCGAGGGCGAGGACGCCCGCACGTTCAAGCAGCGGATCGACGACGGCGAGTTCGACGACCACTTCGCAGAGGCGTAG
- a CDS encoding VNG_1110C family protein, protein MSDADRFRDSTQIVLPTEALDGLKRDLDRKFTLSFLEQGDTTRIIGSPVEIKRASDWLSRKGVFVP, encoded by the coding sequence ATGAGCGATGCCGATCGGTTCCGCGACAGCACGCAGATCGTCCTCCCCACCGAAGCGCTGGACGGTCTGAAGCGGGACCTCGATCGGAAGTTCACCCTCTCCTTTCTCGAACAGGGCGACACGACGCGCATCATCGGCAGCCCCGTCGAGATCAAGCGCGCGAGCGACTGGCTGAGCCGCAAGGGCGTGTTCGTGCCCTAG
- a CDS encoding OBG GTPase family GTP-binding protein: MGLEEEIEAIEEEIATTPYNKSTEAHIGRLKSKLAQKKEKLENRSSAGGGQGYAVEKTGDATVALVGFPSVGKSTLLNALTNAESEIGEYEFTTLDVNPGMLQYNGANIQILDVPGLIEGAAGGRGGGREVLSVVRTADLVLFVLSVFEIEQYDRLREELYENKIRLDARPPSVSVSKKHKGGIKVTTPGDVGLDEETIKGVLREYDYINADVTVREELTIDRLVDALMDNRVYLPSLVTVNKADLIDRDYLETVNEALRGRGIDPEEAVFISAEEERGLDSLKESIWESLGLIRVYMDKPGRGVDYEEPLVLREGENTVGDALSKLGGDFESRFRFARVSGPSAKHDEQQVGREHELHDEDVLRLIVRR, from the coding sequence ATGGGACTTGAGGAGGAGATCGAGGCAATCGAAGAAGAGATCGCCACCACTCCGTACAACAAGTCCACCGAGGCGCACATCGGCCGGCTGAAGTCGAAGCTCGCCCAGAAGAAGGAGAAACTGGAGAACCGATCGTCCGCCGGCGGCGGCCAGGGCTACGCCGTCGAGAAGACCGGCGACGCCACCGTCGCGCTCGTGGGCTTCCCGAGCGTCGGCAAGTCGACGCTGCTCAACGCGCTCACCAACGCCGAGAGCGAGATCGGCGAGTACGAGTTCACCACCCTCGACGTGAACCCCGGCATGCTCCAGTACAACGGGGCCAACATCCAGATCCTCGACGTCCCCGGCCTCATCGAGGGGGCGGCGGGCGGCCGCGGCGGCGGCCGGGAGGTCCTCTCGGTCGTCCGCACGGCCGACCTCGTGCTGTTCGTCCTCTCGGTCTTCGAGATCGAGCAGTACGACCGGCTCAGAGAGGAGCTGTACGAGAACAAGATCCGGCTCGACGCCCGCCCGCCGAGCGTCAGCGTCTCGAAGAAGCACAAGGGCGGCATCAAGGTGACGACCCCGGGCGACGTCGGTCTCGACGAGGAGACGATCAAGGGCGTCCTCCGCGAGTACGACTACATCAACGCCGACGTCACCGTCCGCGAGGAACTCACGATCGATCGCCTCGTGGACGCCCTGATGGACAACCGCGTCTACCTCCCGTCGCTCGTCACGGTGAACAAGGCCGACCTCATCGACCGCGACTACCTCGAGACCGTCAACGAGGCCCTCCGTGGGCGAGGCATCGACCCCGAGGAGGCGGTGTTCATCAGCGCCGAGGAGGAGCGGGGACTCGACTCGCTCAAGGAGTCGATCTGGGAGTCGCTCGGGCTGATCCGCGTCTACATGGACAAGCCCGGCCGGGGCGTCGACTACGAGGAACCGCTGGTCCTCCGGGAGGGCGAGAACACGGTCGGCGACGCGCTCTCGAAACTCGGCGGCGACTTCGAGTCCCGGTTCCGGTTCGCCCGCGTCTCGGGCCCCAGCGCGAAACACGACGAACAGCAGGTCGGCCGGGAGCACGAACTGCACGACGAGGACGTGCTCCGGCTGATCGTGCGGCGATGA
- a CDS encoding TIGR04206 family protein: MSDRLLDTPRRRLALVLLLGAFPWTVLVYDGGVEAFFAVGFVNTTAWRFVTLLDYLAVAPVASLPGRLLAWPVSAALWAAALASAALALTPREDRRVTAGALALAGVNQAWFALGFWTRANQLAVPIGAVLLLGGAVALARAGSEDRRRQS; encoded by the coding sequence ATGAGCGACCGCCTCCTCGATACTCCCCGCCGTCGTCTCGCGCTCGTTCTCCTCCTGGGGGCGTTCCCGTGGACGGTGCTCGTCTACGACGGCGGCGTCGAGGCGTTCTTCGCGGTCGGCTTCGTCAACACGACCGCCTGGCGGTTCGTGACGCTGCTCGACTACCTCGCGGTCGCGCCGGTCGCCTCCCTCCCCGGGCGGTTGCTCGCGTGGCCGGTGAGCGCCGCGCTCTGGGCGGCGGCACTCGCGAGCGCGGCGCTCGCGCTCACACCCCGTGAGGATCGGCGGGTGACCGCCGGCGCGCTCGCGCTCGCTGGAGTCAACCAGGCGTGGTTCGCGCTCGGGTTCTGGACGCGGGCGAACCAGCTCGCGGTGCCGATCGGCGCGGTCCTGTTGCTCGGCGGGGCGGTGGCGCTCGCCCGGGCGGGGAGTGAGGACCGTCGTCGTCAGTCGTAG
- a CDS encoding Na+/H+ antiporter NhaC family protein produces MAPETYGVISLVPALLAIVLTLTSRQVLLSLFAGIWVGATIMTGWNPIAGAAKSLDLVVANVTASFNVRLLLFTFLIGATLGMIFLSGGMSALARRITERVRTRKQAELGTALLGMLIFVDSYASTMITGSVMRPITDRFDVSREKLAYILDSTTSPTASVAVVSTWLGFEVGLIQTQLEAIGSSRDAFVLFLQSIPFRFYSLLAMLLVFVIIFTDWDFGPMKRAERRAEREGKVLADDATPLIETREEDIETPEHVEGRWWYFVVPVLTLVVVTALGLLYSGNGFARIAEASSLAAVGNAVVAALSNANTANAILWASFAGAASILAILVGHARVELEDASDAIFDGFKMVMFPVAVLSLAWTIGAVSQQLGVGPYVVAVTQGFITASLLPAIVFVTAVLISFAIGTSWGTMAILFPVAIPLAANLGAPLPSAVGAILTGAIFGDHCSPISDTTVMSSMFAASDHVDHVNTQIPYAVLAGGVATVLFLAAGFGVSVWAALAGGVVLLLLGAYALAEHVDVSAVTVYD; encoded by the coding sequence ATGGCTCCAGAGACGTACGGAGTGATCAGCCTCGTTCCGGCGCTCCTCGCCATCGTACTCACGCTGACGTCGCGCCAGGTGCTGCTCTCGCTGTTCGCGGGCATCTGGGTCGGCGCGACGATCATGACGGGGTGGAACCCGATCGCGGGGGCCGCGAAGAGCCTCGACCTGGTGGTCGCGAACGTCACCGCGTCGTTCAACGTCCGCCTGCTCCTGTTCACGTTCCTCATCGGTGCGACGCTGGGGATGATCTTCCTCTCGGGGGGGATGAGCGCCCTCGCGCGCCGCATCACCGAGCGCGTCCGCACCCGCAAACAGGCCGAACTCGGGACGGCCCTGCTGGGGATGCTCATCTTCGTCGACTCCTACGCGTCGACGATGATCACCGGCTCCGTGATGCGGCCCATCACCGACCGGTTCGACGTGAGCCGCGAGAAACTCGCGTACATCCTCGACTCCACCACGTCGCCCACCGCGTCCGTCGCGGTGGTCTCGACCTGGCTCGGCTTCGAGGTGGGCCTCATCCAGACCCAGCTCGAAGCGATCGGATCCAGTCGGGACGCCTTCGTCCTCTTCCTCCAGTCCATCCCCTTCCGATTCTACAGCCTGCTCGCGATGCTCCTGGTCTTCGTCATCATCTTCACCGACTGGGACTTCGGCCCGATGAAGCGCGCCGAGCGCCGAGCCGAACGCGAGGGGAAGGTCCTCGCTGACGACGCGACGCCGCTCATCGAGACCCGCGAGGAGGACATCGAGACGCCCGAGCACGTCGAGGGGCGCTGGTGGTACTTCGTCGTGCCCGTGCTCACCCTCGTCGTCGTGACGGCGCTCGGCCTGCTCTACAGCGGCAACGGGTTCGCCCGGATCGCCGAGGCGTCGTCGCTCGCTGCCGTCGGTAACGCCGTCGTCGCCGCGCTCAGCAACGCCAACACCGCGAACGCCATCCTCTGGGCGTCGTTCGCGGGCGCGGCGTCCATCCTCGCCATCCTCGTCGGCCACGCCCGCGTCGAACTGGAGGACGCGAGCGACGCCATCTTCGACGGATTCAAGATGGTCATGTTCCCGGTCGCCGTCCTCTCGCTCGCCTGGACGATCGGTGCCGTAAGCCAGCAGTTGGGCGTCGGACCCTACGTCGTGGCCGTCACGCAGGGGTTCATCACGGCGTCGCTCCTCCCGGCGATCGTCTTCGTGACCGCCGTGCTCATCAGCTTCGCCATCGGGACCTCCTGGGGGACCATGGCGATCCTCTTCCCGGTGGCGATCCCTCTCGCGGCGAACCTCGGCGCGCCGCTTCCCTCCGCCGTCGGTGCCATCCTCACGGGTGCCATCTTCGGCGACCACTGCTCGCCGATCTCGGATACGACGGTGATGTCCAGCATGTTCGCCGCGAGCGACCACGTCGATCACGTGAACACGCAGATCCCCTACGCCGTCCTCGCCGGGGGCGTCGCGACCGTGCTCTTTCTCGCCGCGGGGTTCGGCGTGTCCGTCTGGGCCGCGCTGGCCGGCGGCGTCGTCCTCCTCCTGCTCGGTGCCTACGCGCTCGCCGAGCACGTCGACGTCAGCGCGGTGACCGTCTACGACTGA